A section of the Pochonia chlamydosporia 170 chromosome 2, whole genome shotgun sequence genome encodes:
- a CDS encoding peroxisome biosynthesis protein (similar to Coccidioides immitis RS XP_001240385.1) codes for MAPRKNAQSTTAELSLVHLKNCLVNLPPSLVSMLLNLNTPVQNVIVELTFKPASSSGQPSLPQSIFVGWTGMPSKRRAAPLVSRDGISGSRGSRDQEIQVVEIDATLANTLELNDGQKVTATVHVDPPIAHTINIEPLTPEDWEIIELHATFLELNLQSQIRALPNPTYNNGSATVPPHPLTLHLSPTSTASIKVVSLDPAQPSDVAFVKLSPNAEVIVAPKVRARTSQGSSDHRSVASTSKSRRSGGSTVRRKSTREEPKPTMFLRAVERSACEEWFDEGMLNPDISIWVDRDRLLSNPFRGVKYVVVDVIKPAGLQKPQAEDGTAPPVSIASAKVVARLKPWDDPPNGQTAALSSPLCAVLGCPGIVGGVVKLQAAPPPLAKGSVQSVKVFPFATGSKPNEGLKFGSDSKAEKEESAKRFRHMYSGAKNTEGLLQGPITDGMVVGVYSELEAPQGWEGGFVRFEYSAEHAAQEHSKDATFWAAGLDEKTQIEFQQPQARPPWITDTDVFDLLPKNDSLLVGIDSLLENLQKQLAHLSSVLLTGGMGSGKTSVAKHMAEKLRRGTLFYSVYFSCRKLVNDETRISTIKETLTRIFMSASWGARLGGKSIVVLDDLDKLCPVETELQVGNDNGRSRQVSETIRSIVRQFCTRDSGIVLLATAEGKESLNNVVVSGHVVREIIELKAPDKEARRRIMESIARQDSIPENDPDDLDSNLSRPPTSDGGAMGDDTEAWLHGSDAAKPKSKSTGFIIDSDLDFLDMAGLTDGYMPGDLSVLVSRARNEAIIRSIAESPSDTGDGAVRLSRVDFDNALKGFTPASLRNVPLQSSTTTFKSIGGLHETRRVLLETLEYPTKYAPIFAQCPLRLRSGLLLYGYPGCGKTLLASAVAGECGLNFISVKGPEILNKYIGASEKSVRDLFDRASAAKPCVLFFDEFDSIAPKRGHDSTGVTDRVVNQLLTQMDGAEGLSGVYVLAATSRPDLIDPALLRPGRLDKSLLCDLPSLEDRLDIIKALFQKVRLSNELTDSDDGLTEIARRTEGFSGADLQALVSNAQLEAIHDVLDVNAPVSNSRKGPGNKNSAARNSTPSFVQFRYGTDTTLSKDNIPQSKSAALIENAAIMSKLEQIKLARKKAKQAKKGYGALESSDNKETLATEHREVVIEWDHLVKALDNTRASISNEEKARLQRIYHEFVVGRSGQMKDGQGSMEIGGRSSLM; via the exons ATGGCTCCCAGAAAGAATGCGCAATCGACCACTGCTGAGCTGTCGCTCGTTCATTTGAAGAACTGCTTGGTCAATCTCCCACCGTCATTGGTGTCTATGCTCCTCAATCTGAATACG CCCGTTCAAAATGTCATTGTCGAGCTTACCTTTAAGCCTGCCTCGTCGAGTGGGCAGCCATCCCTGCCGCAGTCCATCTTCGTGGGATGGACCGGAATGCCCAGCAAGAGACGTGCTGCACCGTTGGTGAGTCGCGATGGCATCAGCGGCAGCCGAGGGTCCCGAGACCAAGAGATTCAGGTCGTCGAGATTGATGCGACCTTGGCAAATACTTTGGAGCTCAACGACGGCCAAAAGGTCACCGCAACCGTCCACGTCGATCCTCCCATTGcgcacaccatcaacatcgagCCATTGACGCCTGAGGACTGGGAGATTATTGAGTTGCATGCTACCTTCCTGGAACTCAATCTCCAGTCGCAGATTCGAGCTCTTCCGAACCCGACTTACAATAACGGCAGCGCAACCGTGCCACCTCATCCTCTAACATTGCACCTGTCACCCACATCAacagccagcatcaaggtcgtATCTTTGGACCCTGCACAGCCCTCAGATGTAGCCTTTGTGAAGCTATCACCCAACGCCGAGGTCATAGTCGCTCCTAAAGTGAGGGCTAGGACCTCTCAGGGCAGCAGCGACCATCGCAGCGTCGCCAGCACCTCCAAGTCTAGGCGCAGTGGAGGAAGCACTGTGCGGAGAAAGAGCACAAGAGAAGAACCGAAACCAACAATGTTCCTTCGAGCGGTTGAACGATCTGCCTGCGAGGAATGGTTCGACGAGGGGATGCTGAACCCAGATATCAGCATCTGGGTTGACCGCGATCGCCTGCTTTCCAACCCTTTCAGAGGCGTGAAATATGTTGTTGTCGATGTCATCAAGCCAGCGGGTCTGCAGAAGCCTCAAGCCGAGGATGGCACCGCCCCTCCGGTTTCAATAGCTTCGGCAAAAGTTGTCGCGCGGCTGAAGCCTTGGGATGATCCTCCCAATGGTCAAACTGCCGCTCTCTCATCACCCTTGTGCGCCGTTCTCGGTTGCCCAGGCATCGTTGGAGGTGTCGTCAAACTCCAAGCCGCACCTCCACCCCTTGCAAAGGGCTCTGTACAGAGCGTAAAAGTGTTTccttttgcaacaggctcgaAACCGAACGAAGGTCTCAAGTTTGGCAGCGATTCCAAAGCCGAGAAGGAAGAGTCAGCCAAGAGATTCAGACACATGTACTCGGGTGCTAAGAACACAGAAGGCTTGCTACAAGGACCTATCACCGATGGCATGGTTGTGGGAGTATACAGCGAACTTGAGGCGCCTCAGGGTTGGGAAGGAGGATTTGTCAGGTTTGAGTACAGTGCCGAGCATGCCGCTCAGGAGCATAGCAAAGATGCGACCTTCTGGGCTGCTGGTTTGGATGAGAAAACACAAATTGAATTCCAACAACCTCAAGCTCGACCACCTTGGATTACCGACACCGACGTATTCGATCTGTTGCCCAAGAACGACTCTCTCCTAGTTGGAATTGACTCACTTCTTGAGAATCTGCAAAAGCAACTCGCCCATCTATCTTCAGTCCTCTTGACGGGAGGAATGGGTTCTGGCAAGACATCCGTAGCAAAGCACATGGCTGAGAAGTTACGACGCGGGACTTTATTTTACAGCGTTTATTTTTCATGCCGGAAGCTGGTGAATGACGAAACGAGAATCTCGACGATCAAGGAGACGCTAACTCGGATCTTCATGTCAGCAAGCTGGGGAGCGCGACTAGGTGGCAAGTCCATTGTGGTTCTAGATGACCTAGACAAACTATGCCCCGTCGAAACCGAACTCCAAGTTGGAAATGACAACGGTCGGAGCAGACAAGTCAGCGAAACTATTCGCTCCATTGTCCGGCAGTTTTGTACCAGGGATAGTGGCATTGTGCTGCTTGCCACTGCCGAAGGCAAAGAGTCGCTGAATAATGTTGTTGTAAGTGGCCATGTGGTCCGAGAAATTATCGAACTCAAAGCTCCCGATAAGGAGGCAAGACGACGGATAATGGAGTCGATTGCCCGGCAAGATTCCATCCCTGAGAATGACCCAGATGACCTTGACAGCAACCTTAGTCGGCCTCCTACATCCGACGGCGGAGCAATGGGCGACGATACTGAGGCGTGGCTGCACGGCTCAGATGCAGCAAAACCAAAATCCAAGTCGACCGGCTTTATCATCGACTCGGATCTCGACTTCCTCGACATGGCCGGCTTGACTGACGGATACATGCCTGGTGACTTGAGTGTCCTGGTATCACGAGCACGTAATGAAGCCATTATCCGCTCCATTGCCGAGTCTCCATCTGATACCGGTGATGGCGCTGTGCGTCTGAGTCGTGTCGATTTTGACAACGCCCTCAAGGGGTTTACGCCAGCATCTCTTCGCAATGTGCCGTTACAAAGCTCCACCACAACATTCAAGTCGATTGGCGGCTTGCACGAAACACGTCGTGTTCTGTTAGAGACACTAGAATATCCCACGAAATACGCGCCCATCTTCGCGCAATGTCCTCTCCGACTCCGCTCCGGTCTTTTGCTATACGGATATCCTGGTTGCGGCAAGACTCTGCTGGCCAGTGCCGTGGCGGGTGAATGCGGCCTCAATTTTATCAGTGTCAAGGGTCCTGAGATTCTGAACAAGTACATTGGCGCTTCGGAAAAGAGCGTACGAGACTTGTTTGATCGCGCTTCAGCCGCCAAGCCGTGTGTTCTCTTTTTTGATGAATTCGACTCCATCGCTCCGAAGAGAGGCCACGACTCAACTGGTGTCACGGATCGTGTGGTGAATCAGCTGCTGACACAGATGGATGGTGCGGAAGGTCTGTCTGGCGTCTATGTCCTTGCGGCCACCTCTCGTCCCGATCTCATTGACCCTGCCCTTCTTCGTCCCGGTCGTCTCGACAAATCCCTCCTTTGCGATCTTCCCTCACTGGAAGACCGTctcgacatcatcaaggcTCTTTTCCAAAAAGTACGATTATCAAACGAACTCACAGACTCCGATGACGGTTTGACGGAAATCGCCCGCCGCACAGAAGGCTTCTCCGGCGCTGATTTGCAGGCCCTCGTCTCCAATGCCCAGCTGGAAGCTATTCATGACGTTCTAGACGTGAATGCTCCCGTGTCCAACTCTCGCAAGGGACCGGGAAACAAGAATTCTGCCGCTCGCAACTCCACTCCCAGCTTCGTCCAATTCCGTTACGGCACCGACACAACACTCAGCAAGGACAACATCCCACAGAGCAAATCTGCAGCTCTTATTGAAAATgcagccatcatgtcaaaaCTGGAACAGATCAAGCTTGCCcgcaagaaggccaagcaagccaagaagGGATACGGCGCATTAGAATCGTCCGATAACAAGGAAACATTGGCAACTGAACATAGAGAAGTCGTCATCGAATGGGATCATTTAGTCAAGGCTCTTGACAACACACGCGCAAGTATCAGCAACGAAGAAAAGGCGCGTCTGCAACGGATCTACCACGAATTCGTCGTCGGGAGAAGTGGCCAAATGAAGGACGGCCAAGGGAGCATGGAGATTGGTGGACGAAGCAGTTTGATGTAG
- a CDS encoding yippee family protein (similar to Metarhizium acridum CQMa 102 XP_007807419.1), with the protein MARRRSTTSISATRPIFPSYLLPGFNFAFYRRRSTSTSSSTASSSPVDSPISSAATTPANSPPSHEPIAKHTASLPRLSRNAPDTLRCMACSTDLALASQIISKGFTGRYGRAFLVAPPPAPADSSTLLNIRIGRSEDRQLVTGWHVVADISCSTCSRKLGWKYVDAREQSQKYKVGKYILETERVMTHRSWEDYDVHNLGFIDEEGGEMDDLASSAGERNSDEIVFDSDDEEECEDIFAGTWDAATVAKRRSETIARRISIME; encoded by the coding sequence ATGGCCCGGAGACGTAGCACAACCAGCATCTCAGCGACACGACCCATCTTCCCAAGTTATCTCCTACCAGGCTTTAATTTCGCCTTTTATCGGCGACGGTCAACATCtacttcatcatcaacagcgTCATCGAGCCCGGTGGACTCTCCCATCTCctctgcagcaacaacacccgCCAACAGCCCACCGTCTCATGAGCCCATCGCCAAACACACTGCCTCACTGCCTCGGTTATCTCGCAACGCCCCGGATACCCTTCGCTGCATGGCCTGCTCAACCGATCTAGCACTCGCTTCTCAAATCATCTCCAAGGGCTTCACCGGCCGTTATGGTCGCGCATTCCTGGTCGCGCCGCCGCCTGCACCAGCGGACAGCAGCACCCTCTTGAACATTCGCATCGGAAGGAGTGAGGATAGGCAACTGGTTACAGGGTGGCACGTCGTAGCTGATATTTCCTGCTCGACGTGCTCACGAAAGCTGGGGTGGAAATACGTCGATGCCAGGGAGCAGTCGCAGAAGTACAAGGTGGGCAAATACATTTTGGAGACGGAGCGGGTCATGACACACCGGAGCTGGGAGGACTATGATGTTCATAATCTGGGATTTAtcgacgaagaaggcggtGAGATGGACGATCTAGCGAGCAGTGCGGGCGAGAGAAACAGTGACGAGATTGTGTTTGATTccgacgatgaggaagagtgTGAGGATATATTTGCGGGGACATGGGATGCTGCTACGGTGGCCAAGAGGAGGAGCGAGACGATCGCGAGAAGGATTTCTATCATGGAATAA
- a CDS encoding myo-inositol-1(or 4)-monophosphatase (similar to Beauveria bassiana ARSEF 2860 XP_008594493.1), translated as MSTPWEEELSIAQSAVLKAARLTKTVLSTVTEVSKADSSPVTIADFAAQALLISILHAQFPNDKFVGEEDSSTLRKDETLRNKVYELYSAALDRASSVDEMLDFIDMGGRGTGGPQGRFWAMDPVDGTATFLTGEQYAVSLALLEDGKEVLAAVVYPNLRLEGGRIKEKSVDRDGLGVMLSAVRGRGARITWLKGFEGPYETEVLGRLPDSDMQRLHVIDCDRNRASHRDVMRGVCEKLGAEFPGTDVWSSHVRYAGLIIGGGDLLVRIPSGRESWSCIWDHAGAQLIYREVGGKITDLDGREIDFARGRYLSGNRGLVFAREGIHAEVLRVAREAVGDGWVS; from the coding sequence ATGTCCACCCCATGGGAAGAAGAGCTATCCATCGCACAATCCGCCGTCCTCAAAGCCGCCAGACTCACCAAAACCGTCCTCTCCACCGTCACGGAAGTCTCCAAAGCGGACTCCTCACCCGTCACCATCGCCGACTTTGCCGCCCAAGCActcctcatcagcatcctGCACGCGCAATTCCCCAATGACAAATTCGTCGGCGAAGAAGACTCGTCTACGCTGCGCAAAGATGAAACGCTAAGAAATAAAGTATACGAGCTGTACTCTGCTGCCCTGGACAGAGCGTCCTCGGTAGACGAGATGCTTGATTTCATAGACATGGGCGGCCGTGGGACGGGAGGGCCGCAGGGACGATTCTGGGCGATGGACCCTGTTGATGGGACGGCTACGTTTCTTACGGGCGAGCAGTACGCTGTTTCTTTGGCGTTGTTAGAGGATGGGAAGGAggtgttggcggcggtggtgtaTCCGAATTTGAGGCTGGAGGGGGGGAGgatcaaggagaagagtgtGGATAGGGATGGGTTGGGTGTGATGCTGAGTGCTGTGAGGGGACGGGGCGCACGGATTACGTGGTTGAAGGGGTTTGAGGGACCGTATGAGACGGAAGTGCTGGGGAGGTTGCCGGATAGTGATATGCAGAGACTGCATGTTATTGATTGTGATAGGAATAGGGCTTCGCATAGGGATGTTATGAGGGGGGTTTGTGAGAAGTTGGGGGCTGAGTTTCCAGGGACGGACGTGTGGTCTTCGCATGTTAGGTATGCGGGATTGATTATCGGCGGCGGGGACTTGTTGGTGAGGATTCCGTCAGGGAGGGAGAGTTGGTCTTGTATTTGGGATCATGCAGGCGCGCAGTTGATTTATAGGGAGGTAGGGGGCAAGATTACGGATTTGGATGGACGGGAGATTGATTTTGCGCGGGGGAGGTATTTATCTGGGAATAGGGGCTTGGTGTTTGCGCGGGAAGGGATCCATGCTGAGGTATTGAGGGTGGCGAGGGAGGCAGTTGGAGATGGGTGGGTGTCGtga
- a CDS encoding chromodomain helicase (similar to Coccidioides immitis RS XP_001239291.1), translated as MSSPVVTSPVNGHLSPDEAMTSTVIVEAGRSDTSIPDAHDTPADRSSPSASDIYPHETPNHVNEDQDFSESHGSSPGNASQDADFDMQESVASHQDDDGEMDRESSQGSSRPSKRKAAIVEEDYMRENPELYGLRRSTRARETRKLVDSDESDSEDDEPVSRRQAKRRRVNTSQPSSKRGTPILQPSTNESDSDSDTYGGARAKSQLKKARLQRESQPALALAEKRWSSRRAAQQVQQGMYEESDFEEEEDEADIASAYYVADYVDDSPYVEKVVRHRLKDGLELQYDSGRHEFEYFIKWQGKSHLHDTWETIEGLRNMRGFRKVENYFRKVVEQELDIRFGDDIPPETKEQFFLDRERDEDAFEDFTKVERVVNVREGEDETEYYVKWKGLTYEECTWELASDISHEFQDKIDQYLDRSSRSWQSDRRETNLDTRSRMVKLDSQPSYIQGGELRSFQLKGLNFLCLNWTRGNNVILADEMGLGKTVQTVSFLSWLRNERRQEGPSLVVAPLSVIPAWCDTFNHWAPDINYVVYLGPEDARNIIRENELIVGGNPKKPKFNVLVTSYEFILQDWQFLQTIKWQTLAVDEAHRLKNRESQLYARLVGFGVPCKVLITGTPIQNNLAELSALLDFLNPGKVNIDEDLDSLSAVDAQEKLEELHKSIAPYILRRTKETVESDLPPKTEKIIRVELSDVQLDYYKNILTRNYSALCDATGGHKNSLLNIMMELKKISNHPYMFPGAEERVLAGSIRREDQIKGLITSSGKMMLLDQLLSKLKKDGHRVLIFSQMVKMLDILGDYLSLRGYKFQRLDGTIAAGPRRMAINHFNADESEDFCFLLSTRAGGLGINLMTADTVVIFDSDWNPQADLQAMARAHRIGQKRPVNIYRLVSKETVEEEVLERARNKLLLEYLTIQAGVTDDGKAAFKETLNKKGLKTDGPSSSEDIQMVLKMRSSKMFEQSGNQERLEQLDIDSILENAEVTKTKVDDKMNLSSGGIDWDNFMQITDVKVDDINLDWDQIIPADKLAEIKLDEEKRQNEEYVAKLAAENAPRRATIKSRNKENDRADRLKKRQREQQQEEEEQRALLADPKRPLNDKEQRNLIKAYFRFGSMDDREADIIQEAKLVERDREFVKSVLDDFIKAAKQAVDDNNLKLVEEEKKTGKSLTKKDRKAVLIDFGELKKVNAETAIERPKQLQLLRKSIHNQADWRNFRLPDATKGANYTCPWGAKEDAMLLVGIDKHGFGAWVQIRDDADLDMQDKLFLEEHRVGKKEERHKANDKLKAPGAVHLVRRSEYLLSVLQSKYSDDRVAQRIVDNHHRNNKKNSVSNGHRGSGTASPAPHTVKKNRDRDRDDQRSRSNADDRAAARPDFKRKHGSYEDDRSPKHRRVEEGRRLSKHGVDRDRDRERERDRDRLDHRRHRDDDDRRHDKHRHRYDDERRRDERRRDDDRHRDRDRDRERDRDRDRDRDRHRERDRDSDRDRVRDRERDRDRNHGRDHGRDREREHTSRPQDERRAKALRRLDELRRIGDNKDERNRDNDAMIWYLLKPVRENFEKILSTTKDNVKSSKERASIFGVELVAIGTFLDEKLPVTAADESLKNNFWDFLAALWPVDDTSKSVTGKRLSNMYRTLHARNKDSGPSSTRTNGA; from the exons ATGAGCTCCCCGGTCGTGACGAGTCCTGTTAATGGACACTTGTCGCCGGACGAGGCCATGACATCGACAGTTATTGTCGAGGCCGGTCGGAGCGATACCAGTATTCCCGATGCCCACGATACCCCGGCGGACCGTTCATCACCGTCGGCCTCAGATATCTATCCCCACGAAACACCAAATCATGTCAACGAAGACCAAGATTTTTCAGAAAGTCATGGCTCTAGCCCAGGCAATGCGTCGCAAGatgccgactttgacatGCAAGAGAGCGTGGCTTCTCaccaagatgatgatggtgagatGGACCGTGAGAGCTCACAAGGCTCAAGTCGGCCATCAAAACGGAAAGCAGCAATAGTAGAAGAAGATTATATGCGAGAAAATCCAGAGCTTTATGGGCTCCGACGAAGT ACTCGCGCACGAGAAACTAGGAAGCTG GTGGACTCTGATGAATCTGAttcagaagatgatgaaccAGTCAGTCGCCGCCAGGCTAAGAGACGGCGCGTCAACACCTCTCAACCTT CATCAAAGAGAGGCACCCCTATTTTACAACCCTCTACGAACGAATCCGATTCCGATTCCGACACATATGGCGGCGCCCGAGCAAAGAGCCAACTGAAAAAGGCTAGATTACAGAGAGAGTCACAACCCGCCCTCGCGCTCGCCGAGAAGAGGTGGTCTTCCCGTCGTGCTGCGCAACAGGTTCAGCAAGGCATGTATGAGGAGAGtgactttgaagaagaggaagatgaagcgGACATCGCGTCAGCATATTATGTTGCTGACTACGTAGACGACTCACCGTATGTCGAGAAAGTCGTCCGCCACCGGCTCAAGGATGGGCTGGAATTGCAGTACGATTCTGGCCGCCACGAGTTTGAATACTTTATCAAGTGGCAGGGCAAGTCTCACTTGCATGACACTTGGGAAACCATTGAAGGTTTGCGCAATATGCGCGGTTTTCGCAAGGTCGAAAACTATTTCCGAAAAGTAGTTGAACAAGAGCTTGACATACGATTTGGTGATGACATCCCTCCTGAGACCAAAGAGCAATTCTTTTTGGACAGAGAgcgagatgaggatgccTTTGAGGACTTCACCAAGGTCGAGCGAGTGGTCAATGTGcgcgagggcgaggatgagaCTGAGTACTACGTCAAGTGGAAGGGACTCACGTACGAGGAGTGTACTTGGGAGCTGGCATCGGACATAAGTCACGAATTTCAAGACAAAATCGACCAGTATCTTGACCGGTCATCACGGTCTTGGCAGTCCGACCGTCGCGAAACAAACCTCGATACCCGCAGCCGGATGGTAAAGCTGGACAGCCAACCGTCCTACATCCAAGGCGGCGAACTCCGCTCGTTCCAGTTGAAAGGACTCAACTTCTTGTGCCTCAACTGGACTAGAGGTAACAATGTCATTCTAGCGGATGAAATGGGCCTCGGCAAGACGGTCCAGACGGTTTCATTTCTTAGTTGGCTTCGAAATGAACGTCGACAGGAGGGTCCATCACTTGTTGTAGCACCTCTCAGTGTCATTCCTGCTTGGTGCGATACCTTTAACCACTGGGCTCCCGACATCAACTATGTCGTGTACCTCGGTCCTGAGGATGCCCGCAATATCATCCGTGAGAACGAGTTGATTGTTGGCGGCAATCCCAAGAAGCCGAAATTCAACGTCCTTGTCACATCTTATGAGTTCATCTTGCAAGACTGGCAGTTTCTGCAGACCATCAAATGGCAGACACttgccgttgatgaagcGCATCGACTGAAAAATCGAGAGTCACAGCTCTACGCAAGACTCGTAGGGTTTGGCGTTCCTTGCAAAGTCTTGATTACGGGCACACCGATTCAGAACAACTTGGCAGAACTCTCAGCCCTCTTGGATTTCCTGAACCCCGGAAAAGTCAATATTGACGAAGACCTGGACTCGCTATCCGCAGTCGATGCCCAAGAGAAACTGGAAGAACTCCACAAGTCTATCGCGCCTTACATTTTACGACGAACAAAAGAAACAGTTGAATCCGATTTACCCCCCAAGACAGAGAAAATCATTCGAGTCGAGTTGTCTGATGTACAATTGGACTACTACAAGAATATTTTGACGAGAAACTATTCTGCCTTGTGCGACGCCACTGGTGGCCACAAGAACTCCCTGCTGAATATCATGATGGAACTCAAAAAGATCAGTAACCACCCATATATGTTCCCTGGAGCAGAAGAACGTGTACTGGCTGGCAGCATTCGCCGTGAAGATCAGATCAAGGGCCTCATTACAAGCAGTGGAAAGATGATGCTCCTCGACCAGCTGCTCTCGAAATTGAAGAAGGATGGCCATCGCGTTCTCATCTTTAGTCAAATGGTTAAAATGCTTGATATTCTTGGAGACTATCTGTCCTTACGAGGCTACAAATTTCAACGTCTCGATGGCACCATTGCAGCTGGGCCTCGCCGCATGGCTATCAACCATTTCAACGCAGATGAAAGTGAAGACTTTTGCTTCCTGCTCTCGACCCGCGCTGGAGGCCTTGGGATTAACCTCATGACTGCGGACACTGTCGTCATCTTCGACTCGGATTGGAATCCTCAAGCTGATTTACAAGCGATGGCTCGAGCTCATCGTATCGGCCAGAAACGCCCTGTCAATATCTACCGCCTCGTCTCCAAGGAGacggttgaggaggaagtttTGGAACGCGCCAGGAATAAGCTCTTGCTGGAATACTTGACGATTCAAGCTGGAGTGACTGACGACGGCAAAGCAGCCTTCAAAGAGACGCTGAACAAGAAGGGTCTCAAGACGGATggtccttcttcatctgaAGACATCCAAATGGTCTTGAAGATGCGATCCTCCAAGATGTTTGAACAAAGCGGCAATCAAGAACGTCTTGAGCAGCTTGATATCGATTCCATCCTGGAGAATGCAGAAGttaccaagaccaaggttgacgaCAAGATGAACCTTAGCAGCGGCGGTATTGATTGGGACAATTTTATGCAAATCACTGACGTGAAAGTGGATGACATCAACTTGGACTGGGATCAGATCATTCCCGCTGACAAGCTAGCGGAGATCAAattggatgaggagaagcGCCAAAATGAGGAGTATGTTGCCAAGTTGGCGGCAGAGAATGCACCTCGTAGAGCTACGATTAAGAGCCGCAACAAAGAAAATGATCGTGCCGATCGCCTCAAGAAGCGCCAGAGggagcaacagcaagaagaagaagagcagcggGCTCTTCTGGCAGACCCCAAGCGACCGCTGAACGACAAGGAGCAGCGAAATCTTATCAAAGCCTACTTCCGATTTGGATCTATGGATGATCGCGAGGCAGACATCATACAGGAAGCCAAACTCGTCGAGAGAGACCGTGAATTCGTCAAGTCTGTGTTGGATGACTTCATCAAAGCCGCTAAGCAAGCTGTGGATGACAATAATCTGAAGCTTgtagaagaagaaaagaagacagGAAAGAGtttgaccaagaaggacCGAAAGGCCGTCCTTATCGATTTTGGTGAATTGAAGAAGGTCAACGCAGAAACTGCAATCGAACGTCCTAAGCAattgcagcttcttcggaAGTCTATTCACAACCAGGCCGACTGGCGAAACTTTCGTCTCCCCGATGCTACCAAAGGTGCAAACTATACGTGCCCATGGGGAGCCAAAGAGGATGCAATGCTTCTAGTTGGTATTGACAAGCACGGCTTTGGAGCATGGGTTCAAATTCGTGATGACGCAGATTTGGACATGCAGGACAAGCTATTCTTGGAAGAACACAGGGTTGGCAAGAAGGAAGAGCGACACAAGGCCAACGATAAACTTAAAGCCCCTGGTGCAGTGCATCTTGTTCGTCGATCAGAATATCTGCTCTCCGTTCTCCAATCCAAGTACTCCGATGATCGCGTGGCACAGCGAATCGTGGATAATCACCACcgaaacaacaagaagaataGTGTATCCAACGGCCATCGTGGAAGCGGAACGGCCTCGCCTGCTCCTCAcacggtgaagaagaatcgTGACAGAGACCGCGATGATCAACGAAGTCGAAGCAATGCAGACGATCGAGCTGCAGCTAGACCCGACTTCAAGCGGAAGCATGGATCCTACGAGGATGACCGCAGTCCGAAGCATCgccgagttgaagaaggtCGTCGTTTAAGCAAACACGGTGTCGATCGCGATCGCGATCGTGAGCGAGAGCGAGACCGTGACAGACTGGATCACCGCCGTCATAgggacgacgacgacagaCGCCATGATAAACATCGGCATCGGTATGATGATGAACGACGTCGGGATGAGCGCCGTCGGGATGACGATAGGCATCGTGACCGCGATCGTGACCGCGAGCGGGACAGAGACAGAGATCGTGATCGAGACCGCCACAGGGAGAGAGACAGGGACTCAGATAGAGATAGAGTCAGAGACCGGGAGCGCGATCGTGATCGTAACCATGGCCGAGATCATGGCCGTGATAGAGAGCGTGAACACACTTCCCGCCCTCAAGATGAGAGGAGAGCCAAAGCATTGCGCCGACTGGACGAACTCCGCCGCATTGGTGATAACAAGGATGAACGCAACAGAGACAACGACGCCATGATTTGGTATCTCCTGAAGCCTGTGCGAGAAAACTTTGAAAAGATATTGTCGACGACTAAGGACAATGTAAAGTCGAGCAAAGAGCGAGCTTCTATTTTCGGGGTAGAGTTGGTTGCTATTGGCACTTTCCTTGACGAGAAACTCCCTGTCACTGCCGCCGACGAGAGTCTCAAAAACAACTTCTG GGACTTTTTGGCTGCGCTCTGGCCGGTCGACGATACTAGCAAGAGCGTCACAGGCAAACGATTGAGCAACATGTATCGTACACTTCATGCCCGTAACAAAGATTCAGGGCCCAGCTCTACACGAACGAATGGAGCATAG